In one window of Acidovorax sp. HDW3 DNA:
- a CDS encoding acyl-CoA dehydrogenase C-terminal domain-containing protein, which translates to MPSYQPPLRDMQFVLHEVFNVAEEFKAMPAHAETDADTINAVLEEAGKFAAGVAFPLNISGDAEGCKHNKETNEVTTPKGFKEAYAAYVEGGWPALSCDPEFGGQGLPHTVNQCLYEMLNSANQAWTMYPGLSHGAYEALLAHGTDAQKATYLPKLVSGEWTGTMCLTEPHCGTDLGLLRTKAEPLGDGSYKITGNKIFISAGEHDVASNIIHLVLARLPDAPKGSKGISLFVVPKFNVNADGSLGSRNPIFCTGLEHKMGIHGNATSQIAIDGAVGTLVGQPHKGLAAMFVMMNAARLGVGNQSLGLTEVAFQNALVYAKDRIQMRSLSGTKAKDKDADPIIVHPDVRKMLLTAKAYAEGARALQIYCTLLLDKAHNHPDEKVRADSDEMVALLTPIVKAFITDNGHIATNACMQVFGGHGFIKEWGMEQFVRDNRINMIYEGTNTVQSLDLLGRKVLGNNGATLKKLGKLIGALVAEEGVNEKMAEFINPVAILGEQMTKFTTEIGFKGMQNADEVGAAAVDYLRVAGHLVFGYLFARMAQVSLRAIAAGNNDPFYVAKLQTARFYFAKLFPETVLLMRTARAGSKVLMDTDAALA; encoded by the coding sequence ATGCCCAGCTACCAGCCGCCACTGCGCGACATGCAATTCGTGCTGCACGAAGTCTTCAACGTCGCCGAAGAATTCAAGGCGATGCCTGCGCACGCCGAAACCGATGCGGACACCATCAACGCCGTGCTCGAAGAAGCGGGCAAGTTTGCCGCTGGCGTGGCCTTTCCGTTGAACATCAGCGGCGACGCCGAGGGCTGCAAGCACAACAAGGAAACCAACGAAGTCACCACGCCCAAGGGCTTCAAGGAAGCCTACGCCGCGTATGTGGAAGGCGGCTGGCCGGCGCTGTCGTGCGACCCCGAGTTTGGTGGCCAGGGCCTGCCGCACACCGTCAACCAGTGCCTGTACGAAATGCTCAACAGCGCCAACCAGGCCTGGACCATGTACCCCGGCCTGTCGCACGGCGCTTATGAAGCCCTGCTGGCCCACGGCACCGACGCACAAAAAGCCACCTACCTGCCCAAGCTGGTGAGCGGCGAGTGGACCGGCACCATGTGCCTGACCGAGCCGCACTGCGGCACCGACCTGGGCCTGCTGCGCACCAAGGCCGAGCCCCTGGGCGACGGCAGCTACAAGATCACCGGCAACAAGATTTTCATCAGCGCCGGTGAGCACGATGTGGCCTCCAACATCATCCACCTGGTGCTCGCCCGCCTGCCGGACGCGCCCAAGGGCTCCAAGGGCATCAGCCTGTTCGTCGTGCCCAAGTTCAACGTCAACGCCGATGGCTCGCTGGGCAGCCGCAACCCCATCTTCTGCACCGGCCTGGAGCACAAGATGGGCATCCACGGCAACGCCACGTCGCAGATCGCCATCGACGGCGCCGTCGGTACCCTGGTGGGCCAGCCGCACAAGGGTCTGGCTGCCATGTTCGTGATGATGAACGCCGCCCGCCTGGGCGTGGGCAACCAGTCGCTGGGCCTGACCGAAGTGGCGTTCCAGAACGCCCTGGTCTACGCCAAGGACCGCATCCAGATGCGCAGCCTCTCGGGCACCAAGGCCAAGGACAAGGATGCCGATCCGATCATCGTGCACCCCGACGTGCGCAAGATGCTGCTGACCGCCAAGGCCTACGCCGAAGGCGCACGCGCGCTGCAAATCTATTGCACGCTGCTGCTGGACAAGGCGCACAACCACCCCGATGAGAAGGTGCGCGCCGACAGCGACGAGATGGTCGCCCTGCTCACCCCCATCGTCAAAGCCTTCATCACCGACAACGGCCACATCGCCACCAACGCCTGTATGCAGGTCTTTGGCGGCCACGGCTTCATCAAAGAGTGGGGCATGGAGCAGTTCGTGCGCGACAACCGCATCAACATGATCTACGAAGGCACGAACACCGTGCAGTCGCTCGACCTGCTGGGCCGCAAGGTGCTGGGCAACAACGGCGCCACGCTCAAGAAGCTGGGCAAGCTGATCGGCGCTCTGGTGGCCGAGGAAGGCGTGAACGAGAAGATGGCCGAGTTCATCAACCCGGTCGCCATTCTGGGCGAGCAGATGACCAAGTTCACCACCGAGATCGGCTTCAAGGGCATGCAAAACGCCGACGAAGTGGGCGCCGCTGCCGTGGACTACCTGCGCGTTGCCGGCCACCTGGTGTTTGGCTACCTGTTCGCCCGCATGGCCCAGGTGTCGCTGCGCGCCATCGCCGCTGGTAACAACGACCCGTTCTACGTTGCCAAGCTGCAGACGGCGCGCTTCTACTTCGCCAAGCTGTTCCCCGAGACCGTGCTGCTGATGCGCACCGCCCGCGCCGGCTCCAAGGTGTTGATGGACACCGACGCCGCCCTGGCCTAA
- a CDS encoding DUF2147 domain-containing protein has protein sequence MRQALAAIVLVALTTPVFAQMTPAGLWRSFDEKTNEAKSEVRIADNGGVFFGRIEKVLRKNAEPNAKCGECKDELKDQPIVGLQIIKGAKKAEDKDVWEDGKILDPENGKFYTLRLTPIEGGKKLEVRGSIGPFGRTQTWQRVE, from the coding sequence ATGAGACAAGCGCTAGCAGCTATCGTTTTGGTAGCATTGACCACCCCTGTTTTTGCCCAGATGACGCCCGCCGGCCTGTGGCGCAGCTTTGACGAAAAAACCAATGAGGCCAAGTCTGAGGTGCGTATTGCCGACAACGGCGGCGTGTTCTTCGGGCGTATCGAGAAGGTGCTGCGCAAGAACGCCGAGCCCAACGCCAAATGCGGCGAATGCAAGGACGAGCTCAAGGACCAGCCCATTGTGGGCCTGCAAATCATCAAAGGTGCCAAGAAGGCAGAAGACAAAGATGTGTGGGAGGACGGCAAGATCCTCGACCCCGAAAACGGCAAGTTCTACACCCTGCGCCTGACCCCCATCGAGGGCGGCAAGAAGCTGGAAGTGCGTGGCTCCATCGGCCCCTTTGGGCGCACGCAAACCTGGCAGCGCGTGGAATAA
- a CDS encoding TetR/AcrR family transcriptional regulator → MPTPSAAHPTPVSAAARSSRGRALQKGQQTKAAIVDAALGLATHIGLEGLSIGALADVTGMSKSGVFAHFGSREELQISVVREYHQRFEQEVFYPALAAPRGLPRLRALFGNWMQRTSIEIDSGCIYISGAIEFDEQPGPVRDALSESVLIWLSAMRRAIVQCAELGELRADVDADQMLFEIHGLILALHYEARFLRNVGSIERAVKGFDNILAHCGASASQPG, encoded by the coding sequence ATGCCTACGCCTTCTGCCGCTCACCCCACTCCCGTTTCCGCTGCCGCGCGCAGCAGCCGGGGGCGTGCGTTGCAAAAGGGGCAGCAGACCAAGGCGGCCATCGTCGATGCCGCCCTGGGGCTGGCCACGCACATTGGGCTGGAGGGGCTGTCGATTGGCGCCCTGGCCGATGTCACGGGCATGAGCAAATCCGGCGTGTTCGCGCATTTTGGTTCGCGTGAGGAGCTGCAGATCTCGGTGGTGCGCGAGTACCACCAGCGGTTCGAGCAAGAGGTGTTCTATCCGGCCCTGGCGGCGCCGCGCGGGCTGCCGCGCCTGCGTGCGCTGTTTGGCAACTGGATGCAACGCACCTCCATCGAAATCGATTCGGGCTGCATCTACATCAGCGGGGCCATTGAGTTCGATGAGCAACCCGGCCCGGTGCGCGATGCGCTGTCGGAATCGGTGCTGATCTGGCTCTCGGCCATGCGCCGCGCCATCGTGCAGTGCGCCGAGCTGGGCGAACTGCGCGCAGACGTGGATGCCGACCAGATGCTGTTCGAGATCCACGGCCTGATCCTGGCCTTGCACTACGAGGCGCGGTTTTTGCGCAACGTCGGCTCGATCGAACGCGCCGTCAAAGGTTTTGACAACATCCTGGCCCACTGCGGCGCAAGCGCTTCGCAGCCGGGCTGA